In the Flagellimonas sp. MMG031 genome, one interval contains:
- a CDS encoding AsmA family protein produces the protein MKFIFLKKRKFWLRLIIISILLPTMSFGALLLYIHKAQKDIIQDQISALNAQHEGRIALADSKLSLFGNFPYISMKLYHLQIYENKTESSPLIAEVDNLYVGLNLWDIVQGNYDIQSLRVKEGVFNLVMHSDGTNNLQNALQSASETEEAEPFHIHLKKIKLEKLDIHKLDEATNMDIETFIHKADGGFQWGDGLINAHMETEFLLNIFDNGNQTYIHHKDFKLNTDINFNEETGVLQIKPSSITMEHGDFELDGSLETKNNMNIDLKVKGTKPNFDVFIAFAPDDLIPVLERYKNQGNIYFNGVLQGPLKDGKMPFIEAEFGASEAFLENTKERKRINQMGFNGYFTNGEDRSLKTMKFSLANMNAKLESGNFSGSIMVENFEQPEVDMRLDVDFNLAFMTKFLNMTEIENVAGDVSLKMNFHDIIDLDNPENALSDLNQAYFSELRITNLSMVSSEMPAPLNRLDVHLIMKGKQATLDTFNISMGNSDLSMTGYISDLPSIVHHTETPVKVHLDLQSKMLDLAELTGYSATANKGINEQITNLSAGFSLVASAKNFTETEYLPKGEFFVDSLYAELKHYPHRLHDFHADVLIDDKDLKIVDFIGEIDDSDFHLNGLVHDYRFWMKDTLNGDVDLDLTLASDLLRLEDLFSYKGENYVPEEYRHEEFENLTMHINSSMHYKDSALHSIDLDVDGLDTKMHLHPMRFQDFNGRIHYEDEHLVIENLHGQIGRTVFDVSLNYYLGQDESIKKRDNSLTLNANYIDYDQLFSFNTAAPTPKNNLEIDSSTVLKHATAFNIYELPFTDMQFDVRRALYP, from the coding sequence ATGAAATTCATATTTTTAAAAAAGCGAAAGTTTTGGTTGCGGTTGATCATTATCTCCATTCTATTGCCCACAATGTCCTTTGGGGCTTTGTTGCTCTATATCCATAAGGCGCAAAAAGACATCATACAAGACCAGATTTCCGCGCTCAATGCACAGCACGAGGGTCGTATTGCTTTGGCTGATTCCAAATTATCCTTGTTTGGCAACTTTCCGTACATCTCCATGAAGTTGTACCATCTTCAGATTTACGAGAACAAAACCGAGTCCTCTCCATTGATTGCAGAGGTGGACAATCTCTATGTTGGCCTAAATCTTTGGGATATCGTACAAGGAAACTACGATATTCAGTCGCTACGGGTTAAAGAGGGAGTTTTCAATCTGGTGATGCATAGCGATGGCACCAACAATCTTCAAAACGCGCTCCAAAGTGCCAGCGAAACCGAAGAAGCCGAACCTTTCCACATACATCTGAAAAAAATCAAACTGGAAAAACTAGATATCCACAAGTTGGACGAAGCTACAAACATGGATATTGAAACCTTTATCCATAAGGCCGATGGCGGATTCCAGTGGGGTGATGGCCTCATCAATGCACATATGGAGACCGAGTTTCTGTTAAACATCTTCGACAACGGAAACCAGACCTATATCCATCATAAAGATTTTAAGCTCAATACCGATATCAATTTCAATGAGGAAACAGGCGTTCTTCAGATAAAGCCGTCCAGTATTACCATGGAGCATGGTGACTTTGAATTGGATGGTTCGCTGGAAACCAAAAACAACATGAACATTGACCTAAAGGTCAAGGGAACCAAACCCAATTTTGATGTGTTCATCGCCTTTGCTCCGGATGACCTTATCCCAGTTTTGGAACGGTACAAAAACCAAGGGAACATTTACTTTAACGGCGTGTTACAAGGGCCGCTCAAGGATGGAAAGATGCCTTTTATTGAGGCTGAATTTGGTGCCAGCGAAGCCTTTCTCGAAAACACCAAGGAGCGAAAGCGCATCAACCAAATGGGATTTAATGGATATTTCACCAACGGGGAAGATCGTAGTTTAAAAACCATGAAATTTTCCTTGGCCAATATGAATGCCAAGTTGGAGTCGGGTAATTTTTCGGGCTCCATTATGGTCGAAAACTTTGAGCAACCTGAGGTGGATATGCGATTGGATGTGGATTTCAATTTGGCATTCATGACCAAGTTTTTAAATATGACCGAGATTGAAAATGTGGCGGGTGATGTTTCCTTAAAAATGAACTTCCACGACATTATCGATCTCGATAATCCGGAAAATGCACTCAGCGACCTCAATCAGGCCTATTTTAGCGAACTTAGAATCACCAACCTAAGTATGGTTTCATCGGAAATGCCAGCTCCCCTCAACCGACTCGATGTGCATCTTATTATGAAGGGCAAACAGGCGACTTTGGACACCTTCAATATATCCATGGGCAATTCCGATCTTTCCATGACCGGTTATATTTCTGACTTGCCGTCCATCGTACACCATACAGAGACACCTGTAAAAGTGCATCTGGATCTTCAATCGAAAATGCTCGACCTTGCCGAATTGACGGGATACTCTGCGACAGCAAACAAGGGCATCAATGAACAGATTACCAACTTAAGTGCTGGCTTTTCCCTTGTTGCATCCGCTAAAAACTTTACGGAAACCGAGTACTTACCCAAAGGGGAGTTCTTCGTGGACAGTCTGTATGCGGAACTCAAACACTACCCCCACCGATTGCATGATTTTCATGCGGACGTCCTCATCGATGACAAAGATCTGAAAATAGTGGATTTTATCGGAGAGATAGACGATTCCGATTTTCACTTGAACGGATTGGTCCACGACTACCGGTTTTGGATGAAGGATACGCTCAACGGGGATGTAGACCTCGATCTCACCTTGGCATCAGACCTATTACGACTAGAAGATTTGTTCTCATACAAGGGTGAAAATTATGTCCCTGAGGAATATCGGCATGAAGAATTTGAAAACCTGACCATGCACATCAATTCCAGTATGCATTACAAGGATTCTGCATTGCATTCCATTGATTTGGATGTGGATGGATTGGACACCAAAATGCACCTGCATCCCATGCGGTTTCAGGATTTCAATGGCAGGATACACTACGAAGACGAGCATCTGGTCATCGAAAATCTACATGGACAAATTGGAAGAACGGTTTTTGATGTAAGCCTCAACTATTATCTAGGACAGGATGAAAGCATCAAAAAACGCGATAATAGTTTAACGCTGAATGCCAACTATATCGATTATGACCAGCTTTTCAGTTTCAATACCGCAGCCCCAACACCAAAAAACAACTTGGAAATCGATTCCAGCACCGTATTGAAACATGCAACGGCATTCAATATTTATGAATTGCCATT
- a CDS encoding GNAT family N-acetyltransferase has translation MIIYKQAETMRELEQILDLQQRNLPKNISQEEREKEGFVTVEHDLDLLRAMNAMCGHIIAVDEQLVVGYALCMHPNFADAIEVLRPMFHEIEKVLGPKDNYMVMGQICVAKSHRRLGIFRKLYRTMKEKLPKGFDKIITEVDGKNRRSLVAHKAVGFKPLTIYQTSEREWRILLLER, from the coding sequence ATGATCATTTACAAGCAGGCAGAAACGATGAGGGAGCTGGAACAGATTCTGGACCTTCAGCAGCGTAACTTACCCAAAAATATCAGTCAAGAAGAAAGGGAGAAAGAAGGATTTGTGACAGTGGAGCATGATTTAGATCTCCTTAGAGCCATGAACGCTATGTGTGGACACATTATCGCGGTGGATGAACAGCTTGTTGTAGGCTACGCACTTTGCATGCACCCCAATTTTGCAGATGCCATTGAAGTACTCCGACCCATGTTCCATGAAATCGAAAAAGTTCTCGGACCTAAGGACAATTACATGGTGATGGGTCAAATTTGTGTAGCCAAGAGTCATCGGAGACTAGGTATTTTTAGAAAGTTGTACCGAACCATGAAGGAAAAATTGCCGAAAGGCTTTGACAAGATTATTACGGAAGTGGATGGCAAAAACAGGAGGTCCCTTGTAGCACATAAAGCGGTTGGATTTAAGCCTCTAACTATTTATCAAACTAGTGAACGTGAATGGCGTATCTTACTCTTGGAACGCTGA
- a CDS encoding DUF2007 domain-containing protein, which produces MKTEFHTLGTFEFPADAVVIKGKLEAEGIPVFLRDEATINSDPLISAALGGVKLQVYSTDRERAKEIFDEVRNYATDEFGNPVVCPNCKATKSEIYYSRSNVFYKLFPFFEPRKYQCMNCNFITRPAS; this is translated from the coding sequence ATGAAAACAGAATTTCACACATTGGGTACGTTTGAGTTTCCTGCCGATGCCGTGGTCATTAAGGGGAAATTGGAAGCGGAAGGCATCCCGGTTTTTTTAAGGGACGAGGCTACCATTAATTCCGACCCATTGATCAGTGCGGCCCTTGGTGGGGTCAAGCTCCAAGTATATTCCACCGATAGGGAACGGGCCAAGGAAATTTTTGACGAAGTGCGCAACTACGCCACGGACGAATTTGGCAATCCAGTGGTATGCCCTAATTGCAAGGCGACCAAATCCGAAATCTATTATTCCCGTAGCAATGTCTTCTATAAATTGTTTCCGTTTTTTGAGCCCAGGAAGTATCAATGTATGAACTGTAACTTTATTACACGCCCGGCAAGTTGA
- a CDS encoding glycosyltransferase family 39 protein, which translates to MLKKLRSLRYQDLDWKTVAFVLVIISIFIRFPFFFRDYVDRDESTFILMGQSWVNGYLPYTQLWDLKPPITFLYFAIIIKIFGKSFFAIRFFGSLLVALTALFTHGIASKITSKKIAFWVAIFCVFFQSLFGSLQGVMSEHICTFFFVAALFILFTKEDSKWFFTAGLLLGLSVMSKLNMAYPVLSLGVFYLWEGFHTKRLWINLKHLVFMGVGFLLTVLCTLLPYYLQGISDVWWKSIFEAPLAYSEGKFHSPWKTLPYVGTIALLLGGIYYFKWVDWKSKGIQLLTIVVVGILFSYVQAGKVNGHYLIQLYPFILIPLGMAVSKLPAIPKKFSPIVIVLLVLIPMESYLEYGNIVSNKLKKGSFYNGEGIDVPRYILDHKLETENIFFTEYHIGYWQLDELPPTSAATHPSNIAREELFPYMNNPSKSGLEELQYIMEVIQPKIVVARKGKRIFYEKLVQYNTYIDAYLAQHYELRATVDRGLIYQRLE; encoded by the coding sequence GTGCTTAAAAAATTACGTTCCTTAAGGTATCAAGACCTGGACTGGAAAACAGTCGCCTTTGTTTTGGTCATAATCTCAATTTTCATCCGTTTCCCTTTCTTTTTTAGGGATTACGTGGACCGGGACGAGAGCACTTTCATTTTGATGGGACAATCTTGGGTGAACGGGTATTTGCCATACACCCAATTGTGGGACCTGAAACCACCGATTACATTTCTCTATTTTGCCATCATCATCAAAATTTTCGGGAAAAGCTTCTTTGCCATTCGTTTTTTTGGTTCGTTGCTGGTTGCGCTTACCGCTTTATTTACCCACGGTATTGCATCAAAAATCACCTCAAAAAAGATAGCCTTTTGGGTGGCGATATTCTGTGTTTTTTTTCAAAGTCTGTTTGGCAGTTTGCAAGGAGTGATGTCGGAGCACATTTGTACTTTCTTTTTTGTGGCAGCGCTCTTCATTCTGTTCACCAAAGAGGATAGTAAATGGTTTTTTACGGCCGGACTCCTGTTGGGACTTTCGGTAATGAGCAAGCTCAACATGGCCTATCCCGTTTTAAGTTTGGGCGTTTTTTACCTCTGGGAGGGATTTCATACCAAACGGCTTTGGATAAATTTGAAACATCTGGTGTTCATGGGAGTCGGCTTTTTGTTAACGGTTCTTTGTACACTACTCCCCTATTACCTCCAAGGGATTTCCGACGTTTGGTGGAAATCCATTTTTGAAGCGCCTTTGGCCTATTCTGAGGGGAAATTTCATTCACCATGGAAAACCTTGCCTTACGTTGGAACCATTGCGCTCTTGTTGGGTGGTATTTACTATTTTAAGTGGGTGGATTGGAAATCAAAAGGAATACAACTGTTAACCATTGTAGTTGTTGGAATATTGTTTTCGTATGTTCAAGCAGGCAAGGTGAACGGGCATTATCTCATCCAACTATATCCATTTATTTTGATTCCCTTGGGCATGGCCGTGAGCAAACTTCCCGCGATTCCGAAAAAGTTTAGCCCGATTGTTATCGTACTCCTTGTTTTGATTCCGATGGAATCCTATTTGGAATATGGAAACATTGTTTCCAACAAGTTGAAAAAGGGCTCCTTTTATAATGGAGAGGGCATAGACGTGCCAAGGTATATTTTGGACCATAAGCTGGAAACCGAAAATATTTTCTTTACGGAGTACCATATTGGATACTGGCAGTTGGATGAATTGCCTCCGACCTCAGCCGCAACCCACCCTAGTAATATTGCCCGCGAAGAATTGTTTCCCTACATGAACAATCCCAGTAAATCAGGTCTTGAGGAACTACAATACATCATGGAGGTCATTCAGCCCAAAATCGTAGTAGCTAGAAAGGGTAAACGCATTTTTTACGAAAAATTAGTCCAGTACAACACATATATCGATGCCTACTTGGCCCAACATTACGAGTTAAGGGCTACCGTAGATCGTGGGCTTATTTACCAGCGATTAGAGTGA
- a CDS encoding PDZ domain-containing protein encodes MRFTLTFFALCVGLFINAQTNTYHISFENAVHHEAAIQATFPNLTEDTVEFRMSRTSPGRYALHEFAKNVYDFKATDSKGKALKITRPNPYAWEVSGHDGTINISYILFANRGDGTYSQVDETHAHLNIPATFMFAPKLSERNIEVTFDLREDLDWKVATQLPLVSGTTYSAPNLHYFMDSPTEISNYMLRSFEVDGKTINLALHHNGTEAEADEYFEKVKKVVLAEKEVYGELPDFDYGSYTFLACYIPNASGDGMEHRNSTILTSTRSLANGGMERNIGTVSHEFFHAWNVERIRPKTLEPFNFEEANMSGALWFAEGFTSYYTGLILCRTGLSSPKDYVEGLAGTFNYVWNSPARQFFNPIEMSFQAPFVDAATSVDPVNRENMFISYYSYGSVLGLALDLSLREKGLNLDDYMKLVWKQYGKTEVPYTIQNLHDALNTYAGKAFGDDFFSKYIYKSDMPNYKDLMASVGVVLEQPEASAYFGAYVSMSADKSGYMILRNTKIGSPAYQAGLDNGDVILSINNEPFAEDESFDDYLKRFGMGEPLQVKFTRFGEEKTTEIVLTPSPDYVFSLMEDKDEKPSKQVLEHRKAWLKVK; translated from the coding sequence ATGAGATTTACCCTTACTTTTTTTGCTCTATGTGTTGGGCTATTCATAAATGCCCAGACCAATACCTATCACATTTCCTTTGAGAACGCCGTACACCACGAGGCCGCCATTCAAGCCACTTTTCCCAACTTGACCGAAGACACTGTGGAGTTTCGGATGAGCAGGACCTCTCCAGGTCGCTATGCGCTCCATGAATTTGCCAAGAATGTGTATGATTTCAAAGCTACAGACAGCAAAGGAAAAGCTTTAAAAATTACCCGTCCCAATCCCTATGCGTGGGAAGTCAGCGGGCACGATGGCACCATCAACATAAGCTATATTTTGTTTGCCAATCGGGGCGATGGTACCTATTCCCAAGTAGATGAAACCCATGCGCACTTGAACATCCCTGCGACCTTTATGTTTGCTCCCAAACTGAGCGAACGCAACATCGAAGTAACCTTCGACCTCCGCGAGGATTTGGATTGGAAAGTGGCCACCCAGTTGCCTTTGGTATCTGGCACCACCTATTCCGCCCCCAACCTCCACTATTTTATGGACAGTCCTACGGAAATCAGCAATTATATGCTTCGCTCTTTTGAAGTAGATGGGAAGACCATCAACCTTGCGCTGCACCATAACGGTACCGAAGCGGAAGCAGACGAATATTTTGAAAAGGTGAAAAAGGTCGTTCTGGCCGAGAAAGAGGTGTATGGCGAACTGCCCGATTTTGATTATGGAAGCTACACCTTTTTGGCCTGCTACATTCCCAATGCTTCGGGCGATGGCATGGAGCATCGGAACTCTACTATTTTGACGAGCACCCGTAGCTTGGCCAACGGAGGCATGGAACGTAACATTGGGACGGTTTCGCACGAGTTTTTTCACGCATGGAACGTGGAGCGTATCCGCCCAAAGACCTTGGAACCCTTCAATTTTGAGGAAGCCAACATGAGCGGTGCACTTTGGTTTGCCGAAGGCTTTACCAGCTATTACACCGGTCTTATCCTGTGCAGAACAGGGCTTTCTTCACCTAAAGATTATGTAGAAGGATTGGCCGGAACCTTTAATTATGTTTGGAACTCCCCGGCGCGACAATTCTTTAATCCGATAGAGATGAGTTTTCAGGCCCCTTTTGTGGATGCTGCTACTTCAGTGGACCCCGTCAACCGGGAAAATATGTTCATTTCGTACTACTCCTATGGCAGTGTTTTGGGCTTGGCCCTGGACCTTTCCCTTCGCGAAAAAGGATTGAACCTGGATGATTACATGAAATTAGTTTGGAAGCAATACGGCAAAACCGAAGTTCCCTATACCATCCAAAATCTTCATGATGCTTTGAATACATACGCAGGAAAAGCCTTTGGCGATGATTTCTTCAGCAAATACATTTACAAAAGTGACATGCCCAATTACAAGGATTTGATGGCCTCCGTGGGTGTGGTTTTGGAACAGCCTGAAGCCTCGGCCTATTTTGGGGCCTATGTTTCGATGAGCGCCGACAAATCTGGCTATATGATACTCAGAAATACAAAAATAGGAAGTCCGGCATACCAGGCTGGCTTGGATAACGGCGATGTCATCCTTAGCATCAACAACGAACCCTTTGCCGAGGATGAATCGTTTGATGACTACTTGAAACGATTTGGAATGGGCGAACCGTTGCAGGTAAAATTCACCCGTTTTGGAGAAGAAAAGACCACCGAAATAGTCTTGACCCCCAGTCCAGATTATGTCTTTAGTTTGATGGAGGACAAGGATGAAAAACCATCCAAACAAGTCCTGGAGCACCGCAAAGCTTGGCTCAAAGTGAAGTAA